The DNA sequence taaccaaaacattatgattaaaaaatgatatagcCCAATATACCAAATGCAAGTAATGatatcaatcaaaatatgaacaacTAAATCAACCATTATTATGACGTatctattttgcatatattcatatacgtaaataaattttcaatattttacaagttatgtttattaatgaatatctgatttactttttttagttttctaaaataagatatatcaaattatacaaaattttatgaaatatatttacaaatataagaggataaatttaattatctactaatacaataattttaaccTAATGAGAAAAATCATCATTAATTTAACCGTCTATAtacaattcaaaataaataaaaaataaaaaattgaaataatacaaaatatcatacttaaaacataaagatatttaatacaattttttatacatacaaataaaatattacttaaaacatataaacaaacaaagtaaagtacttatttgtaaatatttattcccgtgcatgagcacgggagaatcacctagttATTTGTATCAGATCTgtgaatttatttattataaataataatatgaatgttAAATAAATGCAATTCCTAACCATAAGAATGtacttttttgttaaataaatgaTCTCCAGTGTCATCTTTACTTGGCTCATTCTCTTTTCGTAATTTTGGATTTTCCAAACTTGCATGATGTGCAAGTTAGAAGTTGGAtatgttgaaaaatatttatacttacaacaatctatattattaaagtaggATTATGTCTAATTTTAACCCCTcaaaaaatttttatttacacttTATACCACTGATTTTTCAAAACAATCGATACATTCATTAAGGGTACTTAAGTAAATTAACTATCTAACTATTTAGTTATATTGTTTTCCATTTTGAATTAGTTTGGGCTCATTAAACTATGATATAAACCAACGTTTCCTAACCATATTTgtatatgttaatatttttaacggATCTTCCATCATGTtatcataattatatttttggtccAAATCAAACAACCAAAGTAACACCACTGTTTTGGATAATGAGGAATCAGATTGCACTTGACGCAGCAAGAGGCTTGGAATACATTCATGAGCATACTAAAACTCATTATGTTCATAGAGATATCAAAACAAAGCAATATTCTGCTCGATGAGATGTTCATGGCTAAGGAATGAATCCATTATTTGTTATGATCCTTATGCATGACAATTGAGCTGATCATCTTATATTTGTACCTGTCTTAGATATCAGATTTGGACTTGCAAAACTATGATAAAACTGGAGAGAATGAAATTTCTGTTACTAAAGTTGTTGGTACATATGGTTATCTTGCACCAGAGTAAGCATTTGAAAACCTGAAGCTACAAGAACAATTCAGTGATGTATTATCTGGACTTACCTGTCTTCTCATCTACAAATATCTAAGTGATGGCCGTGCCACCTCGAAAAGCGATGTTTACGTCTTTGGTGTTGGTCTTTTTGATATTATTTCCGGAAAAGAAGCTGTTATTAGAACAGAGGCAGTGGGAACTAAGAATCCATAAAGACTTCCATTGGCATCTATTGTAAGTTCTTGGAGTGTACACATTACACTTCTTTGATGCAACATTCACTGCAAGAAATATGTCCATTGTTAGCGCAGATTTTATGCTATGTTAGGGGTTTGATAGCGTTTTACCAAATGCTATGTATACGGCAGCAATCATAGATACCCCATCTACGATAGCATTTTGTAAACgctaaaaaaaacagaaatacgATAACAATATTTGAATGCTATTATTAACTTATATAACAATTCATATTTCGTGCTATGATGCGtacttttttaattaaaaataattaaaattaaaataactaaaaattattgaaaattgtttaataattaaaaataaaataatttaatttataaactgaaattgaaattgttttatataaataaattccGGTCTACAAAAATAAaccagaaattaaaaaataaagtaaccAACCACAATTTCTCCAATTTGGTTtgcaaaagcaaaaaaaacctaaagaaacactaaacctaaaataaaaagaaactcaGCCGCCATAGCTTCATCTTTTTTTCCACCGTCAAAGTCTTCAACCACCGTACCGGTAGTCCTCCACCTCCTTCCGTCGCCGTTGGACATGGTCGTgtattcatcatcatctccatgTGGACGTCGTCTTCCCCATGAAGCCTCATCTCCTCCAGCTTCTTCCAGATCTACTGGAACTCCGTCTCGTCTTTCTTGAAATCAGAAGATTTCATGGCTGCTCACGACCACGGACCAGTATCTCTGCTCGCaacctaccaaaaaaaaaattagattcaacagagacagagagagacagGGAtatattgagagagagagagagagagccgacacagagaaacagagagagagcgagacagagacagagagaaacTCGAGTGTACTCACCACTCAGTCTGGCACAGAGAAGGACTCATATCCATCTTAAACAAACTCGAAATCGAGTTTGCCATGCTCTGCAAAAGCGCAAAGGGGACACAGCCTCACGTGTACTGGTCGATTGAATCTCCGTTCCGTGCAAAAGCGACTAGATCTgtaaaagaagagagaaagaatggaagagtagaagatagctTTTTCACAgtggagagaaagagagtagGAGAGGAAGAGACGtgagagaagatgaagaaattaaaaaaaaatgaaaaaaaaatgtttagtgGTGTCCGTTGGATGATGTTTAATCAATGGTTGTGATCTAATAAGGGGTAATCCTTGCCCTTCTTTTTTGACCAATAAAAAAGAAGTTCAGGGATTAACActtattttagtgtttttttattactattttgttgtttagttttaatgcataatctataaaaataattaataaattttgcaataTAAATTTCAAGATTCTGAATAAGAGCTTAGAAACTGTTGAATAATTACAAGTTTAATGGTTAAATTAAAGTAATGATATAAACTTAACAAAATGATTAGTGAGTTTGGGATTTGCAATATaatgttttgggtttagatttaagatttgagATTAGACTTtgaaattgaatttaaaatttgaagttaaataataaaaaaatattagagttGTAGGATTTTTagttagagtttagggtatataattgATTTGGGGTATGCTATATATTAGTCAATAGTTAGGGTTTGAGGTTTAGatatttgaatttaattttttaaaatattaggtttttggttttaatttttgtattttggaAAGTTGAAAAATAATAGATTCGAAGACTAGATATAAGATTGtagttatttaaatttgaagtttataTTGAGAGTATGTATAGTTTATGTTTGAAGTTAGGATTTATGATATAGAGTTGATTAAAGATTAAAGATTAAAGATTTGTGTTTAATGATAATTTAAgattataagattaaaatttgagttatttaattttaagtttgaagttataatatgaaaaatagAGTTTTAAAGGTTgtttttagagtttagggtcTAAAATCATATTTAGGTTTAGAGTACAAATACTTTTTAGCATTAGAAAAATGCTATTATATGTCTTTGATAGCATTAGTGAAGCCGCTTAAATAATTGCTTTGGCGCTTGATTTTAATTTTCCACTAAATATTGGCGGAATCAGTAATTTCATCTTCCCGCTCTCTTAATTTGCAGAATAGCATTAGTTAAGTGCTATTTTAGGTTTCATTCTATCATAGCGTTTATCTAATGCTatcatataatatgaaaaaattCTAAATCATCTATGATAACAATTCAGTAAAACGAGCTATAACAATGTGCTATCAATGGcaactttttttgtagtgatttATACCTAATgcattatttttgttgttgttgtagatgTTAGCGGCTCTTAAGAACTCACCAAACTCTATGAACATGTTTAGTTTGAAGGAGATTGTCGATCCCAACATGATGGATTTGTACCTGCATGACTGTTTGTTCAAGGTGATACTAATAATTGAAATGCTTAgtagttttaaaaaaacatagtaaccatatgattttttttacattagGCATGCTTTTTGGTGTGCACAGATTGCAATGTTGGCAAAGCAATGTGTGGATGATGATCCTATTCTAAGACCAAACATGAAGCAAGTGGTTATATCGCTTTCACAGATACTCTTGTGTTCCATTAGATGGGAAGCAACCCTTGCTTGAAAAAGCCAAGTCTTTAGTGGTCTTGTCCAACGAAGATAAAAATAACGATGAAACCTTGAGAGTTAAGACCATTTAGTATTCACCATTAACTTGTCTAGAGGAATGATCATCAATCACATTCAAGCTTAGTAGTTAGTTACAGAGACAAATCTATTTCATCTTGGCTTACATGTctcaatattattattattcttttggaGAATAAGTGAAGAGATGTATGCGTTTATATGCTTGATATGTTGCAATCTAATAAACAAAACACCACTTTCATTGCTCACAATAGATTGATGATGATCCTTACCTGTGTTAGATCTTAGATGCAGAAGATAAAACCATGGCTGCAATCTAAAGGACTTGCCTGGTGTTGGCCCATGCATTATTATCAGCCATGCTGATGTTTATGACGTTTTGAGCAAATTCTTTAGATTCTTCTTTACACAATGTCAATTGATCCAATCATCTTATCCAGCATGGGTTCGTTCATTTTCGTTAAGTCTCAATATGAATATAGTATCAGTAGCTAGTATAAAACTATTCTTTTCAGTTCAACCAAAAGATGAGTACCTATTATGAAACAGAGTGAATATATCATAATATCACAGCCATAATACCTAGTTGGGTAAGTGTATTAAATATCTTTTGCTATATAAATTTAGTATATCATTATATCACAAGTTCACAACCATAATACCTGGGTAAGTATTAAACATCTCTTGCTATTACGGAGTTAATATGATAAAGAAAAAGTCAAATAATATCTTGTTGTTGGAAAGGTCAAACACATAATTAAATtctcatttaaataaaaaagcaCCATccgatcatatatatatataaagcgaGACGGTGTCTATCTAGATATTTGGGGTAGTTGACGACATAAGCGGATAACGGGTACGCTTCTCCCTTAAAAAAGGAGTTTAACCTTTCCGATTCAATCCCAGCCTCGACCACTCTTCGTGAACTAGGGTTTCTTCCCCATGGATTCTACTACTTCTCTCGTCGTCAAGGTTTacaatcatcttctttttttttctatttgtaaCGGTAGCTGCCACCGGTGATCATGCGGCGATCGTGTCGATTTTGTTTCGGAATTTGATTTCGCCATGGATCGAACCGTGTACCTGTCGTGAATGAAATTTAACCGGAGTTCTATATCTCTGTAGCTGCTAGAAGCATACACACTTAAGGatgttttaaatttagattttatcgTATCCTCAATCATAAGTTAGGGTTGCTAACTACTAGTATCAAGAGGTTTCTTAATCTTGATTGCTAAACTTGTGTTATTGGTCAATGTCTTAAGGAAAACATGTTAGAGAAACATATTGacgtgttttttttgtttgtggtCTTAAGTGTTTTTAAGTTATGGTTAAGGATATCACATCTGTTATTTAAGGgtaaattaaatttgtttgtttgtgattATTGTTGCAGGTGAGCTATGGAGGTGTTCTTAGGCGCTTCAGGGTGCCTGTCAAAGCTAATGGAGAGCTTGATCTTGATATGGCTGTTCTTAAGTGAAAAATCGCTGCTCTGTTTAACCTCCCTGTTGATGCTGATTTCTCTCTGACTTACTCTGATGAAGATGGCGATGTGGTGGCCCTGGTCGATGACAATGACTTGTCTGATGTCACGAATCAGCGCCTCAAGTTCTTGAAGATTCATGTGCAGTCCAAAACTAGCTCTATTACTCCAGAGAGTAATGGGAGTTCGACCATGCCTAATAGCCTTAACCCGGTTTCCAAAATCCAGGAGGGTATCAATGATGTTCTCACGGTTGTACCTAACCCCACGCGTGAAACCGTATCCAAGGTGTATATTGACCTTGCATCTAAAGCGGTATCTTCTAGCCCTGTTGTTGGTGAGCTCTTTGATTGCATCTCCAAGCTAGGGAAACTCTCTGGTCCTCAGGAAGGTGGTCTTCTCTCACCTGTTGTTATTCCCCGTTGTTCCCTGAGCTGGGAGGTTCCTTCCTTTGGTGAAAAGAAGGATATCTCTAAGAAGACCCAACCCGGGAAAAAACCTGCTGACCTTAATGAACCAACCGGCTTTGCTGTTTCAAAGACTTCTGGTCCTGTACCAATCTCCTCTGGACTGGGTGCTAGTTTCAACGAGTGCCCCTTCAGTGGTAGTAAAGTGAATGAATCAAGTCCAAATCCTGGGAACTTTAAAAAACATGCCCGGCGTGTCTGTCACTCGAAAAAGAGCAGCAGTGGTGATTACTGGACCTCACTGGGTATCTTCCATAAGGGCATCCGCTGTGATGGATGTGGAGTTCTTCCAATAACCGGGCCTAGGTTTAAGTCTAAAGTGTAAGGAGACCTTTTACTTAGCAAGTGTAGAAACTATAGATAGGCATCTTAGAAATCCATTTTTACTTATTTGTTACTTTGGTGAAACATTTTGCAGCAAAGAAGACTATGATCTTTGCACCATCTGCTTCTCGGTGATGGGTAACGAAGGGGATTACACAAGGATGGATAAGCCAGACTCAGTTCAACATTCACATCCCTTTAGAGGACAACTTACCCCAGTATTGCTCTTTCTTCTATATTTAagattcctttttttctttctgtgcCGTCTCTTTCTGTAGTGTAGCTATATGGAAATCttacctttctttttttctcccaTATAGATATCGAACCCGTGGGTGGGCCATGTGCCGCAACCACAACATGGAGGTTTACACTTCAGGTGCACTCGGCCTAAACTCGACAGTCGCTTTGTGCTTGATGTGAATGTACTTGATGGAACAGTTTTTGCTCCTTCTGCTCAATTCACCAAGGTTTGGAAAATGAGGAACAATGGCTCGCTGGTGTGGCCGCATGGCACACGAATAGTCTGGATCGGTGGGGACAAACTCAGCAGCTCGTTGTCAGTTGATTTACAGGTTAGAAACTATCTTCTTTAAGTTCCCCACTTGCAGATCAACTGTTGCTGTTTGAATTACTCGCAGTTTGGCTTGAGTTGGCTTTTTCTCTGCACAAACtggcaatattttttttactagttGTTTATTAGTCTCAACATCATTGCAGATTCCAGTGGAGGGTGCGCCTATCGACAGTGAGCTTGACGTGAAAGTTGATTTTGTTGCACCAGACTTACCTGGTCGATACATTTCTTATTGGAGGATGGCTTCCTCTAGTGGAGCTAAGTTTGGGCAACGTGTTTGGGTGTTGATACATGTACTTACTTGAAACTTTACTGGTCTTTCCATTGAGTAtcatttttctttatcaaaatgtttttgatactttttttattgttgttggTCGCGTTGTTAGGTTGATGCATCCTTGAAGGGTTCTGCTGTGAATGAGTTTCAAGGACTGAACTTGAATGTCTCCCCTGATGAAGAATCTACAGGGACCAATGTGAATCATGAGCCAGCTCAAGCTGGCAGCTCCAGTGTTAACCCTGGGGCAGTGGAAGGTGCTGATCTAGAAGGAGAAGCAGCTGGTTCCCAGATCCCAGAAAAAGATGACCTGCCGGTTGGGGAAGAAGTTGAGCCTGCTACTACTACTCTCACACCATCTTCATCTCCGTCATCATTCAACATGATCGAGTTCCCGAACATGCCTGCTGTTGAGGCTTTGGGTGGTGGTGGTTCGTCGTCATCTACAAAGGACATCCCTGTTGATCTTCAAGAGGATATTGAGGAGAACGACATGGAGATGGCCATGCTCAAGGAGCTGGAGGAAATGGGATTCAAAGAGATGGTTTTGAACAAGGAGGTCTTAAGGGAAAACGAGTACAACTTGGAGCAGTCTGTTGACGCTCTTTGTGGAGTTAGCGAGTGGGATCCTATCCTAGAGGAGCTTCAGGAAATGGTGAGCGTGTGcacttttataatttaatatttgaaaatggTGGTGTtgataattttgattttttcaggGCTTCTGTGATGATGTGACGAACAAGAAGCTGCTGAAGAAGAATAATGGAAGCATTAAAGGCGTAGTGATGGACCTCCTCACTGGTGAGAAGGAGGCTTAATGTGTGGCTTTTGATTCTGGGAACTTCTTATCTATCAGGGGTTAAACTATGttttagaaataataatatatccTGGTTAATGctttgtttgatgaatgatggATTCTGTTTTCCGAAATAAATGTtaagatattatctctttcttctttttttttttaattaacttcGAAGAGTGATTACTAGCCAAGACTCGCTAATAACAATACATCACTAACCTCTCAAGTCTTGGGTCTAAACTAATTTGTAAGTCAAGGTACTGAAGGCGGTTATGTGCTATATAGTAAAAGCATTAGTTCAGacaacaaaaaaatcatcaaaggGGTTCAGACACAACAAAAAATCATCAAAGAGTGTAAGAATCTCGTCTAAACAAAATGCAAAGCGataggaagagagagagaggaaactGGCAGAAGAGATAATCTCAATCCTTTTAAAACCCACGCCTCGGACGCTCCTCAGCTACGTTCACTCTGATTGCTCTACCCTCCATGTTCTGCAAATGTAGACAAAAGATAAATTAAGAGATCAACAATCACAACAAAATCTGCATTACCATCAACGACCACGTATGAGGAAGGTACCTGTCCATCAAGAGCAGCGATAGCGTCGTTGAGTTCAGTCTCGTTAGACATTGTGACAAAACCGAACCCACGTGAACGACCCGTCTCACGGTCATAAACCACACGAGCTTCCACGACTTTACCATGCTCACTGAATACTTGCTCTAGACGACCGTTGTCCACATCCCACGGCAGGTTTCCCACATAGACTCTGAACGCAGGTTCATACACCCTAGGTTGGCGTTCTGGACGTGATCCTCTCGGTGCTGCCTTGTTTACTGTCAGAAGCCGTCCGTTCAGATCCTGACAAAACACAGATGCTCAGTAAATCTTCCCACAAACACAGATTGTTTCTTAAAAAATGTCTCAGACAGAACATGTTCATGGAAATGCAACAAATGATAGGCAGTAAACTTACATAACGGTTGAACTTCTCAACAGCAGTCTCAGCTTCTTCCACGGTACTCATCGTCACAAATCCAAACCCACGACTCTGGTCTGTCTCCCTATTGTAGATAACCTTCATCCACAAGAATCCAAACAACACTTTAGGATAATAAACAAACGTTATGACGAGAACAACATACAATGTCAATAGATACAATTCAATCCACAATCACTTAAAAAGCCAATAACTTTATTTATATCAACCACTTAAGCAACACAACACAAGAAGGAAGCAGCAAAAGTCAATACTCACCTCAGCGATTTCAACAGTACCGGCTTGCTCAAAGAGCATAGCCAAGGCTTGACTGTCAACATCGTAAGCCAAGTTTCCGACGAAGAGTTTCGCTTCTTCCGGCGGCTCCGGGAAGTCGCCTCCTTCGCCGCCCACATCTCCCTCCGAGAACGTTGCCTCAGGCTCGTTCTCCTCGACGGCGACGGAAGCGCTCACGTCCCCACCTTCTTCCCCGTCCCAATCCGAAGTCTGAGCGACGAAGGAGACGAAAGGCgacttctttaggttggtttTGGCTTTGAGAGATAGGGAGACGCGGGAGAAAGCGAGCGGGAGGTTGGTGAGGAGGGAGCAGCGAGGGTGGATAGTGGAGAGTGAAGGGTGGGGGAAGATGGTGgaaaaggaagaggaagagtcCGCCATGGCTAAAGGCTTGAAGCTTGAGGTTACTATTGATGAAGCCATAGCAGAGGAAGTGTGGGAGAGAGAGATAGGGATAAGGAGGGGGACGCAGAGAAAAATGTTCGATACCGAAGtgaaatatcattttaaagaaaaaaggaTTAAATATTTTGGAGAAAAAGATCTGATTGGGCTCAATATTGGGCCATACGATTCCAATGGGCTTGGTTTAGATAGTTTggttttttgagtttttacatTCTGAAATAGAACATGACCACCAAAAGTCTAAAAGTGTTTGGAACAAAACCAGTCCAGTCCTTGAGACAGTATGTATGGTCTTCATACGATATAATCATATTCTTTTAAACGCTgaattaattcaaatttaaaacaacCATAATCCGATTTATAAACCGTTTTTGAGTTTCAAATCTACCAGGTCTGGAATCATGGTAAAGAAGACATCAgtgtcaaaaaaatattaactttgaTGTTATATATGACAACAGAAAACAAGGGAAGACTATCTTTGTAAATTGTAAGTTTGTTTATATTCTTCATTACTGACTACATCACATCGTCACTAGTAACCACAagatcttttttctttcttttctttcttttctttccttaatgaattaatatGTTGCACATGTGACATGTCATGGCTACGAAAAAGGTGTAATTcattatattggttagttaTATGGAGAAAATGAATACATTGGTTAGTTATTTTAGTTGTTacagaatttaaaatatatccACAATCAGTGAACAGTAGTCAAAACACGAATATAAGACCACTCCATCAAAAGTAGGGCTGCTGAGCCCCATGATTGCTTCAGttttcttccttttgaattattttgtatttaaccATAGTCTATGCATCGACCAGAGTGTAGAAAAGTCGTGGCTTTTGTCAGAAATTGATTGGTTTGAACAACTTTGACCCAAGAAGCTACCCATGTTAGAGAACATTCCAAACTTTCTGAGTTCTGAATGTGCATTGTAACTACAATTTCCATAAGGGCTGCTTGTGTTGTATCCATCATTGTAATAGACATTAATttatgagaaaataaaaaaaacagaatacacaaattatattatattaatatgaagATCAACACATCTGCACTTGTTACTACACTTTCAACCTAATAAAAGATACCTTAAAACAGAAAATCCTTAGATGGGTCCTAAAAGAGCAGTGAAGCCAGAGGTTGTTTTCTCCTCAACTTTAccccaaaaagaagaaaaatcaatAGAGTAATTAAAGGTGGGTAATGAAAGTTATATAACTTAACCCCTTAATTGGTGGCTTTAATTGCCTTTtctatataatttctttttaatttgctAAAAATAAACTTAAGCAAGCCTCCACAATCAGCAACGGGAACCCTTGCGGCAATTCAATGCACCAGAACCAACCGTCAACGGTCCAACTAGAGAAGACGGTCTAGCCCCAAGACTCGAAGCCTTGGCGTAGCCAGAGGAGGATGAACCACCGGAAGGCGTAAAAAACGCAccatttaataataaatcacCAGAGGATCTCCAGTTCCAACTCTTCCACTCACTCTCTGGGGCGTCCTCATGCTTAGTCACTTCTTTGCTAAATCTGATATCCGGGGCCAAAAATCTGTTCCCTTGACTATTGATTGTAGGGTCAGCACTTCCACCAATAGCATACATCTCCCAATGTGTATAGTCATTGTTCACCACATGGAAGTACCCATGTCTACACCTACACACATCAAACAAATGGTCCCAAATTTTAATCACATCAAAATTACATTAATTTACTAACAAAAATctaacattattatataaattttttaccTTGGCATTCTTTGAACAAGACCTTCACCAAAGTGGTTAAAAGCAATGGTGATTTGCATGTTCTTGTCACGAGTGTAAGAGTCACTATGGCCAAGCAACATGACCTTGTCATGATGCGTCATGTAATTGTTAGACAGAGTAATAGCCGTGGAGCCCATAATGGCATCAATAAGCCCGTCTTCGCAGTTAGATAACGAACAATGGTCAACCCAAACATGACTCCCTCCAAAGATCGAGACACCGTCACCGTCCGATATCGTTCTCCATCCATAATGCCGTGGTGAGCTCCGCACCATAGCGTTCCCACCTGGCTTACAGTCATGGATATGGATCCCATGGATGATGATGTTTGTCACGTACTGGATCGTAATGCATGGCCCACCAGAGATGTGTACTGACGCTCCACGACCGTCTATGGTCTTGAAAGAGTTCATGATCAGCTCTTCTTTCAGCTGAATGGTCATGTCTCGTTGGAAAATGATCCATAGTGGCTCGTCTTGGACCACGGCGTGTCTTAACGTTCCGGGTTTGGGTGTCACTGGGTCGTCGTTTCCTGAGTCTGTCACCACGTAGATACGACCGTCTCGGCCTCCTATAGCGTTCTTGCCGAACCCGATGGCACAGTCTGCGAGACGTTGACGGTTGGTCTCCCAGTGTGGGTCGCATCGCCAACAGTCGTCGATAGGGTTACCAGTGGTGCATGAGAGGTAACCTAACTTCCTTCTTCCAGCAACCGACGCATTAATGCTCCTGCAAGAGTTTACAACCaagaatattattattacatGAGAAGTCGTTGTTGGTTCAAGTAAAATGTGTAAGAAGAATATAAAAGACAGAAGATTCGTACTTGTGAACTTCATCGACAACAGCTTCAGGGTCTGGTACTGGTGAAGATAAGATGAACGGAGCATAGAGAAGAAAGGAGACTATGGAGATAAAGAGCTTCTTCGTCtgcatttttctttctttttccttctcTTGGCTTCAAGTAAGAGAAGAGGGAAACGCAGATGGAGGAAAGAAGGTTTGAGTGGGAATGGAGAGAAGATGAAACTTTGagagtttatataataaacgaTGTAGAGGAGCTCCACACTATTTGTTATTGGACTTTTCGGTTTAGGTCCCACTCTTTTATATCTCCTTTAGTAAagaattatataataataaatctttATGATGAACCAATAGAATGCTTCACCGTTACATTTGTTGACATTAAACAAAAGCCTCTAATCAAATTTCAGGTAAAAAAAGGTTATACTTTTCAAATAGTTCCACTTAGTCTGTTTAGCCGAATAAAAACAACAGGAAGTTGGTTTTGAGGTAATGATTAAGGATCCAAACTTAGTTCTTGTTGATAGCATATATTCATTTTAGAGAACGTcaaaccaacaacaacaaaaggttctataatttttttttatcaattcaTAGCAGTTTCACTcgaaaataatttaacaaaaaactGGAGATGTTATGTAAATCACAACCTATTATATGCAAATAAAAACATGTAATAGAAATTGCTTACAGATTACTAGTTTCTTTTCGTTCGTCATGCTTTACTTTTGCATTTCTTCAGACTTTACAtcttatgtttcaggatatatAGTTGCATATATTGCAACAAAGTATAAACTAAAATACATTAGAAAGTGTCCGTATCAGAACCGTTAGCCTTTATTATTCTGAGAGCTGACTCTCCAACCATATACTATAAGCACATGTTAGGGGAGATTTCAACGAAAATCAAAGATAAACCGACAGAACAGAACATGTCAAAGTAATCGAGTACCCAAACATAAATGGTAAACATAAAAATAGAACGAgatgatgaaaaagaaaaagaaaattgaaaaatttgcTAATCAAACTGTAAGCCATGTAGTTTTAGGGTTATGTAATTGTTATATTATAGTTTTCATTTCTCTCTAATTTAAGCTCattatcttcaaaaaaaaaaaaaattaagctcATGTG is a window from the Raphanus sativus cultivar WK10039 unplaced genomic scaffold, ASM80110v3 Scaffold0157, whole genome shotgun sequence genome containing:
- the LOC108822904 gene encoding probable pectate lyase 18, with the translated sequence MQTKKLFISIVSFLLYAPFILSSPVPDPEAVVDEVHKSINASVAGRRKLGYLSCTTGNPIDDCWRCDPHWETNRQRLADCAIGFGKNAIGGRDGRIYVVTDSGNDDPVTPKPGTLRHAVVQDEPLWIIFQRDMTIQLKEELIMNSFKTIDGRGASVHISGGPCITIQYVTNIIIHGIHIHDCKPGGNAMVRSSPRHYGWRTISDGDGVSIFGGSHVWVDHCSLSNCEDGLIDAIMGSTAITLSNNYMTHHDKVMLLGHSDSYTRDKNMQITIAFNHFGEGLVQRMPRCRHGYFHVVNNDYTHWEMYAIGGSADPTINSQGNRFLAPDIRFSKEVTKHEDAPESEWKSWNWRSSGDLLLNGAFFTPSGGSSSSGYAKASSLGARPSSLVGPLTVGSGALNCRKGSRC
- the LOC108822337 gene encoding protein NBR1 homolog, translating into MPNSLNPVSKIQEGINDVLTVVPNPTRETVSKVYIDLASKAVSSSPVVGELFDCISKLGKLSGPQEGGLLSPVVIPRCSLSWEVPSFGEKKDISKKTQPGKKPADLNEPTGFAVSKTSGPVPISSGLGASFNECPFSGSKVNESSPNPGNFKKHARRVCHSKKSSSGDYWTSLGIFHKGIRCDGCGVLPITGPRFKSKVKEDYDLCTICFSVMGNEGDYTRMDKPDSVQHSHPFRGQLTPISNPWVGHVPQPQHGGLHFRCTRPKLDSRFVLDVNVLDGTVFAPSAQFTKVWKMRNNGSLVWPHGTRIVWIGGDKLSSSLSVDLQIPVEGAPIDSELDVKVDFVAPDLPGRYISYWRMASSSGAKFGQRVWVLIHVDASLKGSAVNEFQGLNLNVSPDEESTGTNVNHEPAQAGSSSVNPGAVEGADLEGEAAGSQIPEKDDLPVGEEVEPATTTLTPSSSPSSFNMIEFPNMPAVEALGGGGSSSSTKDIPVDLQEDIEENDMEMAMLKELEEMGFKEMVLNKEVLRENEYNLEQSVDALCGVSEWDPILEELQEMGFCDDVTNKKLLKKNNGSIKGVVMDLLTGEKEA
- the LOC130494493 gene encoding 31 kDa ribonucleoprotein, chloroplastic-like, producing the protein MASSIVTSSFKPLAMADSSSSFSTIFPHPSLSTIHPRCSLLTNLPLAFSRVSLSLKAKTNLKKSPFVSFVAQTSDWDGEEGGDVSASVAVEENEPEATFSEGDVGGEGGDFPEPPEEAKLFVGNLAYDVDSQALAMLFEQAGTVEIAEVIYNRETDQSRGFGFVTMSTVEEAETAVEKFNRYDLNGRLLTVNKAAPRGSRPERQPRVYEPAFRVYVGNLPWDVDNGRLEQVFSEHGKVVEARVVYDRETGRSRGFGFVTMSNETELNDAIAALDGQNMEGRAIRVNVAEERPRRGF